The following nucleotide sequence is from Pasteurella multocida.
AGATCCAAGTGCCCTTACTCAGAATCATGATTTTTGAGAAGTTTAAATTTGGTTGGGTTTTATCCTCTTTACTTTATTGCATTATGTTGTTTTGTTTATTCCTATTAGTTAAAGGTGGAATAAAGCTTTATACAATGAATGTAAATAGCTATTACTCTGCATTCAAAATTTCTATTTCTTGGGTTTATGTGCCATTTATTATTTGTTTATCTCTAGAAGCATTCAGAATTGTATTGGCTTTAATTGCGTTAATTCAAACTAAAAAAGTGAGGGATCTATAATGTCATTCATTCTTTTATTAGGGACAATGTTTTTATTAACAGTTTTTGGCTTGCCACTATTTTATAGTATTATTTTTGCTTCAATTGTGACATTGTTTTATTTCTTACCTAATATCCCTGTTACGATTGTTGCACAACAAGTGATGCAAGGGTTAGACACCAATGCATTACAAGCACTCGCATTTTTCTTTTTAGCCGGTGAACTGATGAGTGTGGGCGGCATAACTAATCGTATTATTCGATTTGTCACCTCGATAATTGGTCGTTGGAAAGGTTCTCTGGCATATATCAATATTTTCTCCAGTTTATTTTTTGGTTCTATCAGTGGTTCCGCTGTGGCATCTACTGCCGCGATTGGAAGCTCATTAATCCCTGAAATGAAAAAAAGAGGTTATC
It contains:
- a CDS encoding TRAP transporter small permease, translated to MIERYNKFISNTFLSLGCVFFSILVIMTFIQVITRYVVNISFPWAEEFLRFCYTWMIIFGILTTTQIQVPLLRIMIFEKFKFGWVLSSLLYCIMLFCLFLLVKGGIKLYTMNVNSYYSAFKISISWVYVPFIICLSLEAFRIVLALIALIQTKKVRDL